A genomic segment from Candidatus Hydrogenedentota bacterium encodes:
- a CDS encoding prolyl oligopeptidase family serine peptidase, whose amino-acid sequence DSITAGERIGHGLKPYDTKSFYKDYPKMSALGKMLQDHTYALDALSEAKRVDSARIGVIGHGLGGCNALFAAAFDERVQVCVASGGFTRFADDKEPQRWASEEGFVYWPQLREVIKKREFAFDWEHILALCAPSPTLILTALNDPSLSNTKSCEKAGKLAKGVYKLLGASDALTQVSHSDGDDLSPDVIIRADDWFERWL is encoded by the coding sequence GACTCCATCACCGCGGGCGAGCGGATTGGCCACGGCCTGAAACCCTACGATACCAAGTCCTTCTACAAGGACTACCCGAAAATGTCCGCCTTGGGAAAGATGCTGCAGGACCATACGTACGCCCTGGACGCGCTGTCCGAGGCTAAGCGAGTCGATTCGGCCCGCATCGGGGTCATCGGCCACGGGCTCGGCGGATGCAACGCGCTGTTTGCGGCCGCCTTCGATGAACGTGTGCAGGTCTGCGTCGCCAGCGGGGGGTTCACCCGCTTTGCGGACGACAAGGAACCGCAGCGCTGGGCTTCGGAAGAAGGATTCGTGTACTGGCCCCAGCTTCGGGAGGTCATCAAGAAGCGGGAATTCGCATTCGATTGGGAGCACATTCTGGCGCTATGCGCGCCCAGCCCCACCTTGATCCTTACTGCTTTGAACGATCCTTCACTTTCAAACACCAAGAGCTGTGAGAAAGCAGGGAAACTCGCCAAGGGCGTCTACAAACTACTGGGCGCCTCCGATGCGCTGACTCAGGTCAGCCACTCCGACGGCGACGATTTGTCGCCCGATGTTATAATAAGGGCAGACGATTGGTTCGAACGGTGGCTTTAG